A single window of Methylobacterium nodulans ORS 2060 DNA harbors:
- a CDS encoding oxygenase MpaB family protein, producing MIVGLADLERSLDHVRAEAAGLHEGAFGPDSALWQVDREAIVFLGAGRALLMQLAHPWVAAAIADHSTALDDPIGRFHRTFGIVFALVFGSLDQALTTARRLHRRHASIRGTMPERVGPYPKGSGYLANEASALMWVHATLVDTALATYELVCPPLGSGMRERYFQESRRLGALFGIPYEAQPPDGPGFGRYMESMLSSDVLTVGEVARVTGARVLSGAGRVPVPHWYRDLTAGLLPDRLRSSFGLPYGRHEQRRAARALEVLRRIHPLLPARIRYVGPYFEASGRLSGTRQPDRITRWLNRLWIGRSSLPS from the coding sequence ATGATCGTCGGCCTTGCTGATCTCGAACGAAGCCTGGATCATGTCCGAGCCGAGGCCGCCGGGCTGCACGAAGGCGCGTTCGGTCCAGATTCGGCCCTGTGGCAGGTCGACCGGGAGGCAATCGTCTTCCTGGGCGCCGGCCGCGCGCTGCTGATGCAACTCGCCCATCCCTGGGTCGCGGCTGCGATTGCGGACCATTCGACGGCTCTGGATGACCCAATCGGGCGCTTCCATCGCACGTTCGGAATCGTGTTCGCTCTGGTGTTCGGATCGCTCGATCAGGCGCTCACGACTGCTCGACGTTTGCATCGGCGGCATGCGTCGATTCGGGGGACGATGCCGGAGCGGGTCGGGCCTTATCCGAAAGGATCGGGCTACCTCGCGAACGAGGCCTCGGCCCTGATGTGGGTTCATGCCACGCTTGTGGATACGGCCCTTGCCACCTACGAGCTCGTGTGCCCGCCACTCGGGTCAGGAATGCGCGAGCGGTACTTCCAGGAGAGCCGCAGGCTCGGCGCTCTGTTCGGGATCCCCTACGAAGCGCAGCCGCCGGATGGGCCAGGGTTCGGTCGGTACATGGAATCCATGCTCAGCTCGGACGTGCTCACGGTCGGCGAGGTCGCACGCGTGACGGGCGCCCGTGTCCTGAGCGGTGCGGGTCGGGTGCCGGTGCCGCACTGGTATAGGGACCTCACCGCCGGCTTGCTTCCTGACCGCTTGCGCTCTTCCTTTGGACTGCCCTACGGCAGGCACGAACAGCGCAGGGCCGCACGGGCCTTGGAGGTTCTTCGGCGGATCCATCCGCTTCTGCCGGCCCGCATCCGGTATGTCGGACCTTACTTCGAGGCCTCAGGGCGGCTATCCGGCACTCGCCAGCCCGACCGTATCACCCGATGGTTAAACCGCCTTTGGATTGGCCGTTCGTCTCTCCCGAGTTGA
- a CDS encoding calcium-binding protein, with product MAVYYVDSAAGSDSNNGASTSTAFASIAKVNSLNLQPGDQVLFKAGCSFSGTLAINASGTSTSRIVIGSYGTGADPVFSSATTTIEGGTAAIIVDGNYVSVSDIKITSGSAAGIVVNGNWATVKDSEITGTGTGILVTGENGLYTSNYVHDTIMVRNTQGTSAPDNNDDYGATAFSIAGSHNEFSFNTIDDCKAASYDYGWDGGAFEIWKTVDDIYIHDNTATDSCGFIETGGETGDTVSNLVIQNNLSKDNGGFLYFHNDGGTFGVEHDRVDISYNTIIESDPDAILVGTDGPVGSEMDFHNNIVVASDGASHQGWVVFNEPWSSRSYNFYEGDVETDQVNGVAVDDLTATEVRGDVGFVSSTDFHTLGTDGLGMGSYGAQGQTSSGTDGNDAVQLGFGSDVYNGGLGNDTINGGLGNDTINGGGGNDVIEGGAGFDWLTGSAGSDTFVFNGDTISSTGIDHITDLNSADDMIDLGEAFSSLSKGTPPASEFRAGTDAQDPDDYLIYDQGAGRLWYDADGNGGGYKQLIATFERGTYLDRWNFWVF from the coding sequence ACGCCTCCGGCACGTCCACCAGCCGCATCGTGATCGGCTCGTACGGCACCGGGGCTGACCCCGTATTCAGCAGCGCTACGACGACCATCGAGGGCGGTACGGCTGCCATCATCGTCGACGGCAACTACGTCTCGGTCAGTGACATCAAGATCACGTCAGGTTCCGCGGCCGGCATCGTCGTCAATGGCAACTGGGCAACCGTCAAGGACAGCGAGATCACCGGGACCGGCACGGGCATCCTCGTGACGGGCGAGAACGGCCTCTACACCAGCAACTACGTCCATGACACCATCATGGTCCGCAACACCCAGGGCACCTCGGCCCCGGACAACAACGACGACTACGGCGCGACCGCCTTCAGCATCGCAGGCTCGCACAACGAGTTCTCGTTCAACACCATCGACGACTGCAAGGCGGCGTCCTACGACTACGGCTGGGACGGCGGCGCGTTCGAGATCTGGAAGACCGTCGACGACATCTACATCCACGACAACACCGCCACCGACTCGTGCGGCTTCATCGAGACCGGCGGCGAGACGGGCGATACCGTCAGCAACCTCGTGATCCAGAACAACCTGTCGAAGGACAACGGGGGCTTCCTCTACTTCCACAACGACGGCGGCACGTTCGGGGTGGAGCACGACAGGGTCGACATCTCTTACAACACCATCATCGAGAGCGACCCCGACGCCATCCTCGTCGGCACCGACGGCCCCGTCGGCTCGGAGATGGACTTCCACAACAACATCGTCGTGGCCTCGGACGGCGCCTCTCACCAGGGCTGGGTCGTGTTCAACGAGCCCTGGTCCTCGCGCTCGTACAACTTCTACGAGGGTGACGTCGAGACCGACCAAGTGAACGGTGTTGCGGTCGACGACCTCACCGCGACCGAGGTCCGTGGCGACGTCGGCTTCGTGTCGTCCACCGACTTCCACACCCTCGGCACCGACGGGCTCGGGATGGGCTCCTACGGCGCCCAGGGCCAGACCTCTTCTGGCACCGACGGCAACGACGCCGTGCAGCTCGGCTTCGGCTCCGATGTCTACAACGGTGGCCTGGGCAACGACACCATCAACGGTGGCCTGGGCAACGACACCATCAACGGCGGCGGCGGCAACGACGTCATCGAGGGCGGCGCTGGCTTCGACTGGCTGACGGGCAGTGCCGGTTCCGACACGTTCGTGTTCAACGGGGACACGATCTCCTCCACGGGAATCGACCACATCACGGACCTCAACTCCGCTGACGATATGATCGATCTCGGCGAGGCTTTCTCGTCGCTGTCCAAGGGGACGCCCCCCGCCAGTGAGTTCCGCGCCGGCACGGACGCCCAGGACCCCGACGACTACCTCATCTACGACCAGGGCGCCGGCCGGCTCTGGTACGACGCCGACGGTAACGGCGGCGGGTACAAGCAGCTGATCGCGACCTTCGAGCGCGGCACCTATCTGGACCGCTGGAATTTCTGGGTCTTTTGA
- a CDS encoding MFS transporter has protein sequence MPDPGTLGLSGPTPRESTQAGDLVRNLVIGLMAFLTVVDLFATQAILPSLARAYAVSPAAIGFAVNATTLGMALGGLGVALLGPRIDRRRGVVVSLLLLAIPTALLGTLPDLWLFAALRVLQGICMAAATTASYLAAGTDGLIPETLASHSRTAGACAGTAGPSRWTTISGSWRAVEPAGSVPPCPTRPPSTSPPHCPRMEPRARLLIIRPAAAPACEPSCALQRYADRSTCP, from the coding sequence ATGCCAGATCCCGGCACTCTCGGCCTGAGCGGGCCGACGCCGCGCGAGAGCACCCAGGCGGGTGACCTCGTCCGCAACCTGGTCATCGGCCTGATGGCCTTCCTGACCGTGGTGGACCTGTTCGCCACCCAGGCCATCCTCCCGTCCCTCGCCCGTGCCTACGCGGTGAGCCCGGCGGCCATCGGCTTCGCCGTCAACGCGACCACGCTCGGCATGGCCCTCGGCGGCCTCGGCGTGGCCTTGCTCGGCCCGCGCATCGACCGCCGCCGCGGCGTGGTCGTCAGCCTGCTGCTCCTTGCCATCCCGACCGCCCTGCTCGGGACCCTGCCCGACCTCTGGCTCTTCGCCGCCCTCCGGGTGCTGCAGGGCATCTGCATGGCGGCGGCCACGACTGCAAGCTACCTCGCTGCGGGCACGGACGGGCTCATTCCCGAGACCCTAGCATCGCATTCGCGCACGGCTGGCGCATGCGCCGGAACGGCCGGGCCATCGCGGTGGACGACGATCAGCGGGAGCTGGCGCGCCGTTGAGCCCGCGGGCAGCGTCCCACCATGCCCGACTCGCCCACCCTCGACGTCCCCTCCCCACTGTCCTCGAATGGAGCCGCGGGCCCGCCTCCTTATCATCCGGCCAGCCGCCGCGCCCGCCTGCGAGCCTTCCTGCGCTCTCCAGCGCTATGCCGACCGCTCAACTTGCCCATAA